The DNA region ATACTTCATTTTCCTTAAATATTTTTTTATAAAGAGGGTCCCCAACTATTGAATGTTTAATATAATCTAAATGAGCTCGAATTTGATGCCGAGCACCTTTATGTATGCGGACTTTTAATACAGAATAATCATCAAAATAACAAATATTTTCATAATAGGTTTCAGCATTTATAAGCTTATAAGCTTCAGTTTGCCTTTTATTAGCCCATACTCCCATTTTTTTTGATGTTTTTTTATATAATGGATAAGAAATTATTCCTTTTTCAAGACAGCCATAAACAATAGCTAAATAATATTTTTGAATATTTCCATCAAGCATAGTTGTTCTTAATTTTTCAAGACATTCAATATTAAAGGCTCCAAACATTAATCCTGATGTAAAATTATCAAGCCTGTTTAAAAGTCCCAAATCAGTTATGCCTCTGTCAAATAATTCCTTTAATTTTTCAGAATACTTCCATGCAATAAAATTAACTACTGTGCCTTTATCTGAGCTTTTATTAATAACAGAAGGAATTTGAGCTTCTTTTGCTACAATATATATTGATTCATCAGAGTAAATCTCTTTTACACCTGAAACTATTTCTGGAATTATTTGCATTAAAAAAAACTTTCAGTCAGTTTACGGCTTAATCCGTCCAAAACGTATGCCTAATTTTTTCATTTTTTTTCGCAGTGTTGAAGGGTTAATTTGCATCTTTTGTGCTGCCCCATTTTTACCGCCAACTTTGCCATTTGCTAAATCTAATACATAACGAATATGATTTGATATAGCATCATCTAGTACAAGCTCTTTCTCATTTTGAATCTCTGATTGGCATTCTTCAATTATTTCCTGATAATTTTTAGATTTTGCACTTATCTTAAAATAAGCTTCATCAAGCCAAAGCTGTTCCCCCCTATTCATAATTAAAGCTCTTTCAACTACGTTTTCTAATTCCCTCACATTTCCAGGCCATTGGTAATTAATAAGATGTTCTATCGCATCTTTAGAAAAAGAAGGAATCTTTTTTCGTCCCATAGCACTGGCTTTTTTCTTCACAAAATATTGAATCAAAGAGGGGATATCAGATTTTCTAAATCTTAACGGTGGAATAGTGATAGGAAATACGTTGATTCTAAAATATAGATCTTCCCGAAAAGTTTGGGCATTGATCATTGCTGATAAGTCTCGATGAGTTGCTGCAATTATCCTTACATTTATTCTGATTGACTCATTCCCTCCAACTCGCTCAATCTCTTTTTCTTGAAGAACTCTTAATAGTCTAACTTGAGCTTGGGGAGCAAGTTCTCCTATCTCATCTAAAAATATAGTACCTCCATCGGCTCTCTCAAAACGTCCGCGTTTCTTTACCAACGCTCCTGTAAAAGCGCCTTTTTCATGGCCAAATAGTTCACTATCTATCAAATTATCAGGAATAGCCCCACAATTCACTTTAATAAATGCTCCAAGCTTTCTTGGTGACATATGATGGATAGCATTTGCTATTACTTCTTTACCAGTTCCTGTTTCTCCAAATAATAGGACAGGACTTGAAAGAGGAGCAACATAACGAACCATATCCATCACATCTTTTAATCCAAAATCGCTTCCAATTATATCTTCACCAATATTTTGGCGTAATTCTTTGTGTAAAAATTGATTATCTTCAGCTAATCGTTCTTTGAGTTTCAGTAATTCTTGATATTGAATACAATTCAACAAAGCTATGGCAAAAGGTTCTCTTAATGTGGAAATCAAGTCAGCCTGTTGCTTAGTGAAGGCATTGCTTTTTTCAGCATGCATAATAAAACCACCAATTAGTAAGTCATCCAAAATCAGTCTAACAATGATAAGTGACGAATCTTTTTCTAAAAGTCCTTTTGATATCCAAGGTGCTGCAGTAGGATGGGTTTCTGCTCGACCGACAATTACAGTCTCGGGATCTGGACGTTTAATAAAAATTTGTAATTGAGAAGGAATAGAAATAGCCATATCAATCAACTTAGCGGATTCCTCTGTGGCTTTAGCTAACAAAATATGTTTTCTTTCTTTAGCATCATAATAAGTTAAAAATAGTGCGTCTGCAGGAATATAGTTTTTGAGAAAAACAAAGGCTTTATGAAGAAAAATTTCAACCTCAAGACTACTACAAATTTTTAAAGTGCAATCTTTGAAAAATTGGTTTCTATCTATTTCCATATTTATCGTCCTATAGCACACTTTATAAATTAAATATCCTATAGGCAACAATATTTTTATCCCATAGGATATTTAAAATCTAATTTTACTATAACTATTTATATTTAATCATAAAAAAAATATGGCACAGTAAATGCTAATTCAAATACTAACGCATAGAAAAATAATAATATTATTTTTACTTTAGAACAAACCAATTTAAAAAAAAAGGAGAATTTACAAATGAATAAATCTAAAAAATCGGTCATAGCAGCGTGGATGTTTTATATTGTTATTGTTTTTGAAATTATTTACATGATCAGCCCTTTTGGTGTTTATTACTATTCCGTCTATGGCCCCAGTTTAAACTTATTTAATAAAAGTCCTATGACATCATGGTTAAGCAGTTTCTTTTTACCTCATATTGTTGAAACATCTTCATTTATATTAAACAGCATTAAGGACATTGGATGGCTTTTCATAATTATGGGATTGTCCTCTTTTATGCTCGGTGCTGGGCAAATTTACTATCATAAATTCACAAAAAAAGCTGCTGTAACCGGAGGAATATATAAAATTATTCGCCATCCACAGTATGTTTCTCTTGCTATTGCCGGTTTAGGCATGCTGCTTGTTTGGCCCAGATTTATTGTTCTCATGATGTATGTTACGATGTTATTTGTATATTATTTTTTGGCAAAGCATGAAGAAATGGAGTGTGAGGATAAATTTGGCGAAAGCTACCGAGCATATAAAAGTGAAACCTCAATGTTTATACCTATTCCAATGCCAGCATTTATAAACAAACTATCTTTACCGAACTCTGGGTTTAAAAAAGTTCTTTCAATTCTGAGCATTTATTCAATCGTGATAGTTATAACGTTATTCCTTACTATTGCGA from Desulfobacterales bacterium includes:
- a CDS encoding sigma-54-dependent Fis family transcriptional regulator, which codes for MEIDRNQFFKDCTLKICSSLEVEIFLHKAFVFLKNYIPADALFLTYYDAKERKHILLAKATEESAKLIDMAISIPSQLQIFIKRPDPETVIVGRAETHPTAAPWISKGLLEKDSSLIIVRLILDDLLIGGFIMHAEKSNAFTKQQADLISTLREPFAIALLNCIQYQELLKLKERLAEDNQFLHKELRQNIGEDIIGSDFGLKDVMDMVRYVAPLSSPVLLFGETGTGKEVIANAIHHMSPRKLGAFIKVNCGAIPDNLIDSELFGHEKGAFTGALVKKRGRFERADGGTIFLDEIGELAPQAQVRLLRVLQEKEIERVGGNESIRINVRIIAATHRDLSAMINAQTFREDLYFRINVFPITIPPLRFRKSDIPSLIQYFVKKKASAMGRKKIPSFSKDAIEHLINYQWPGNVRELENVVERALIMNRGEQLWLDEAYFKISAKSKNYQEIIEECQSEIQNEKELVLDDAISNHIRYVLDLANGKVGGKNGAAQKMQINPSTLRKKMKKLGIRFGRIKP
- a CDS encoding isoprenylcysteine carboxylmethyltransferase family protein produces the protein MNKSKKSVIAAWMFYIVIVFEIIYMISPFGVYYYSVYGPSLNLFNKSPMTSWLSSFFLPHIVETSSFILNSIKDIGWLFIIMGLSSFMLGAGQIYYHKFTKKAAVTGGIYKIIRHPQYVSLAIAGLGMLLVWPRFIVLMMYVTMLFVYYFLAKHEEMECEDKFGESYRAYKSETSMFIPIPMPAFINKLSLPNSGFKKVLSILSIYSIVIVITLFLTIAIRNYGISQISAVYSKNSATVSMTHMNNQELNNILQIALNNLTVQGSLKNDARYLNYVIPQEWYLSDLPMNIPSEIHGHYQPENYNKNQYKIIFTQAKTLSKSPAENEGIIKDTSARLAVLEVSVDTATGTVTQIQTPPKNVRWGDIPTPLI